A window of Streptomyces sp. DG1A-41 contains these coding sequences:
- a CDS encoding IclR family transcriptional regulator has protein sequence MTALPRALGPARTGGAPTATDRLLSVLAAFDHEHPALCLTDISRRAGLSLTTAHRLVGALTEWGALERDESGVYHVGLRLWEIAALAPRGLALRQIALPYLEDLYEATHENVQLAVRDGSDVVYIEWLSGRSAVGVHIRVGARWPLHATGVGLALLAHGEPEFQEEYCAGELASFTPYTITDPARLRRELAEVRRTGVAVSDRQVTEDALSVAAPVRTADGSVAAAVSIVVPQADAQVPVLVPAVRVAARGISRALGWQPERA, from the coding sequence ATGACCGCTCTGCCCCGAGCCCTCGGCCCTGCTCGCACGGGGGGCGCCCCCACCGCGACCGACCGGCTGCTGTCCGTCCTCGCGGCCTTCGACCACGAGCACCCGGCCCTGTGCCTGACGGACATCAGCCGGCGGGCCGGGCTGAGCCTGACCACCGCGCACCGGCTCGTGGGCGCGCTCACCGAGTGGGGTGCCCTGGAACGGGACGAGTCCGGCGTCTACCACGTCGGGCTCCGGCTGTGGGAGATCGCCGCACTGGCGCCGCGCGGCCTCGCCCTGCGGCAGATCGCGCTGCCGTACCTGGAGGACCTGTACGAGGCGACGCACGAGAACGTGCAACTGGCGGTGCGGGACGGCTCGGACGTCGTCTACATCGAGTGGCTGTCGGGGCGCTCGGCGGTCGGGGTGCACATCCGCGTCGGCGCGCGCTGGCCGCTGCACGCCACCGGGGTCGGGCTCGCCCTGCTGGCCCACGGGGAGCCGGAGTTCCAGGAGGAGTACTGCGCGGGCGAGCTCGCGTCCTTCACGCCGTACACGATCACCGACCCGGCGCGGCTGCGGCGGGAACTCGCCGAAGTACGCCGGACCGGCGTCGCGGTGAGCGACCGTCAGGTCACTGAGGACGCCCTGTCGGTGGCCGCGCCGGTGCGCACGGCGGACGGCTCGGTGGCCGCCGCCGTGTCCATCGTGGTGCCTCAGGCGGACGCCCAGGTGCCGGTACTGGTCCCGGCGGTACGGGTGGCGGCACGCGGGATCTCACGGGCCCTGGGGTGGCAGCCGGAGCGGGCCTGA
- a CDS encoding VOC family protein: protein MDVTLQLTIDCADPAKLVTFWTEALGYVPEPAPGGHPTWRVYWEDMGVPAEELTEGVGETPESIVDPEGRGPRIWFQRVPEGKTVKNRVHLDLKVGGGRGVPLPERTRRITAKVDRLTAAGATVLRIMDEPDMDYYGVVLRDPEDNEFCVA, encoded by the coding sequence ATGGACGTCACCTTGCAGCTGACCATCGACTGCGCCGACCCGGCGAAGCTCGTGACCTTCTGGACCGAGGCCCTCGGTTACGTGCCCGAACCGGCCCCCGGTGGGCACCCCACCTGGCGGGTGTACTGGGAGGACATGGGGGTGCCCGCGGAGGAACTGACCGAGGGAGTGGGGGAGACCCCCGAGTCGATCGTCGATCCGGAGGGGCGAGGACCTCGCATCTGGTTCCAGCGGGTACCGGAGGGCAAGACCGTCAAGAACCGGGTGCATCTCGATCTCAAGGTCGGCGGCGGCAGGGGCGTACCCCTGCCGGAGCGCACCCGGAGAATCACGGCGAAGGTGGACCGGCTGACCGCGGCCGGCGCGACCGTGCTGCGGATCATGGACGAGCCGGACATGGACTACTACGGCGTCGTGCTGCGGGACCCGGAGGACAACGAGTTCTGCGTGGCCTGA
- a CDS encoding glycoside hydrolase family 16 protein, with the protein MSDTSGRPRARRPLRRAFVAVVSALGLAAVAATAATPSASASAPPPPSGWTQVFLDDFNGPAGSGVNTSNWQYATGKGYPGGPANWGTGEVETMTSSTDNVSLDGNGNLRITPRRDAAGNWTSGRIETNRTDFQPPAGGTLRVEARIQVPNVTGAAAKGYWPAFWMLGAPYRGNYWNWPSVGELDIMENTQGQNTVFATMHCGTSPGGPCNETSGIGSSTTCQGTTCQSGFHTYRMEWDRSTSVEEIRFYLDGVNFHTVRANQVDATTWRNATDHGFFIILNVAMGGGFPDAFGGGPDAGTQPGHPMVVDYVQVLSSGGGTTPPPTGNRDAYSTIQAESYDDQSGVSTETTSDSGGGQNVGSLANGDWLHFKGVNFGSTAARQFSARVASGAAGGVSGLVEVRLDSRSNAPIGSFAVGNTGGWQSWRTIPANIGSVTGTHDVYLSFTSGQPADFVNVNWFTFGR; encoded by the coding sequence ATGAGTGACACCTCCGGCAGACCCCGCGCACGGCGACCCTTGCGGCGGGCGTTCGTCGCCGTCGTCAGCGCACTCGGCCTCGCCGCGGTCGCCGCCACCGCCGCGACTCCCTCGGCGAGCGCCTCCGCGCCGCCGCCCCCGTCGGGCTGGACCCAGGTCTTCCTGGACGACTTCAACGGCCCGGCCGGCAGCGGCGTCAACACGTCCAACTGGCAGTACGCGACCGGCAAGGGCTACCCGGGCGGCCCCGCCAACTGGGGCACCGGCGAGGTCGAGACGATGACGAGCAGTACGGACAACGTCTCCCTCGACGGCAACGGCAACCTCCGCATCACCCCCCGGCGCGACGCCGCGGGCAACTGGACCTCCGGCCGCATCGAGACCAACCGCACCGACTTCCAGCCCCCGGCCGGCGGCACACTCCGCGTGGAAGCGCGCATCCAGGTGCCGAACGTCACCGGGGCCGCGGCCAAGGGCTACTGGCCGGCGTTCTGGATGCTGGGCGCCCCCTACCGCGGCAACTACTGGAACTGGCCGAGCGTCGGCGAGCTGGACATCATGGAGAACACCCAGGGCCAGAACACGGTGTTCGCGACGATGCACTGCGGCACCTCGCCGGGCGGCCCGTGCAACGAGACGAGCGGCATCGGCAGTTCGACCACCTGCCAGGGCACCACCTGCCAGTCCGGCTTCCACACCTACCGGATGGAGTGGGACCGCTCGACGAGCGTCGAGGAGATCCGCTTCTACCTCGACGGCGTCAACTTCCACACGGTGCGCGCCAACCAGGTCGACGCGACGACCTGGCGCAACGCCACCGACCACGGCTTCTTCATCATCCTGAACGTCGCGATGGGCGGCGGCTTCCCCGACGCGTTCGGCGGCGGCCCGGACGCCGGGACCCAGCCCGGCCACCCGATGGTCGTCGACTACGTCCAGGTACTGTCGTCCGGCGGCGGCACCACGCCTCCCCCGACCGGGAACCGCGACGCCTACTCCACCATCCAGGCCGAGTCCTACGACGACCAGTCCGGTGTGAGCACCGAGACGACGTCCGACTCCGGCGGCGGCCAGAACGTCGGCTCACTGGCGAACGGCGACTGGCTGCACTTCAAGGGCGTCAACTTCGGCTCCACGGCGGCCCGCCAGTTCAGCGCCCGGGTCGCGAGCGGTGCGGCGGGCGGCGTCAGCGGACTGGTCGAGGTGCGGCTGGACAGCCGGAGCAACGCGCCGATCGGGAGCTTCGCGGTGGGCAACACCGGCGGCTGGCAGTCGTGGCGGACGATCCCGGCGAACATCGGCTCCGTGACGGGCACGCACGACGTGTATCTGAGCTTCACCAGCGGACAGCCGGCGGACTTCGTGAACGTCAACTGGTTCACGTTCGGGCGCTGA